From the Arctopsyche grandis isolate Sample6627 chromosome 11, ASM5162203v2, whole genome shotgun sequence genome, one window contains:
- the Drak gene encoding death-associated protein kinase related isoform X1: MSASCLPRAQPGLLRLSHRQLKDLVRSEPIADVYHVEQTPFARGKFASVRKIRHLATGVEYAAKFIRKRRRANDTTHEIYHEVAVLAMCSDSSRLVRLHEVFETRSEIALVLELAAGGELQRVLDDEECLAERQARHVMRQILEGLSHLHARNLAHLDLKPQNLLLTADFPEGEVKLCDFGISRLIESDVEVREILGTPDYVAPEILAYNPISLATDIWSVGVLAYVLLSGYSPFAGDTKQETFLNISQCSLTFPSDLFEDVSDTAFDFIKAALIVDPKKRMTVQECLDHPWINDTAKLSTPHSMSSLLTPPQEKYEGFLRVVLPETDKLFDVKDSIDKIDEGSSLLLKHSHHKDKSPPFPDAPSTPKVSRKSHPDSPPTMLNHCKLYQMDKNSIFSPDKILGCKNRADSCDGVFTSGKVVLEVAKFESKIHTKENHPLTAKNGTNGVGYDSDVIKVSADSSYPQCECCNLMSSHNKHTTSNINHVDRAILC, encoded by the exons AGGAAAATTCGCATCGGTGAGAAAGATCCGTCATTTAGCAACCGGTGTGGAGTACGCTGCAAAGTTCATCAGGAAAAGAAGGCGTGCAAATGACACAACCCATGAAATATACCACGAAGTTGCAGTATTGGCAATGTGCAGTGACTCGTCACGTTTGGTGCGTTTGCACGAAGTCTTCGAGACCCGTTCGGAGATAGCTCTAGTTCTCGAGCT TGCTGCTGGCGGCGAGCTGCAACGAGTTTTGGACGACGAGGAGTGTCTCGCAGAGAGACAGGCCCGTCATGTCATGCGACAGATTCTAGAAGGCTTGTCGCACTTGCACGCTCGCAATCTGGCACACCTCGACTTGAAACCTCAAAATTTGCTACTCACTGCTGACTTTCCCGAAGGGGAAGTCAAGCTTTGTGACTTTGGCATCTCCAGATTGATCGAGAGTGATGTTGAAGTCCGTGAAATATTAGGAACCCCAGATTATGTCG CTCCCGAAATCCTAGCATATAATCCCATTTCACTAGCCACTGATATATGGTCAGTCGGAGTGTTGGCTTATGTGCTCCTCAGCGGATACAGTCCCTTCGCCGGAGATACAAAACAAGAAACTTTCCTCAATATATCACAATGTTCTCTCACGTTCCCTTCTGATCTTTTCGAAGATGTTTCCGATACAGCGTTCGACTTTATAAAAGCAGCACTCATCGTAGACCCCAA AAAACGCATGACCGTGCAAGAATGCTTAGATCACCCTTGGATCAACGACACGGCCAAGCTGTCCACACCACACTCCATGAGCTCCCTATTGACTCCGCCGCAAGAGAAGTACGAGGGTTTTTTACGCGTCGTCCTGCCCGAAACCGACAAACTGTTCGACGTTAAAGACAGCATCGACAAAATCGACGAGGGCTCCTCACTACTCCTGAAACACTCACACCACAAAGACAAATCGCCTCCATTTCCCGACGCACCGTCAACGCCCAAAGTGAGTCGAAAGTCACACCCGGACTCCCCACCTACGATGCTTAACCACTGCAAGTTGTACCAGATGGACAAAAATTCCATATTCAGCCCGGATAAAATCCTCGGATGCAAGAATCGCGCCGACAGCTGCGACGGAGTCTTCACCAGTGGCAAAGTAGTGTTGGAGGTCGCAAAGTTCGAAAGCAAGATCCATACCAAAGAAAATCATCCGCTGACGGCGAAGAACGGCACCAACGGAGTCGGATACGACAGCGACGTGATCAAAGTCTCCGCCGACTCGTCGTATCCTCAGTGCGAGTGCTGCAATCTGATGTCTTCACACAACAAGCACACTACCAGTAATATAAACCACGTCGACAGGGCGATCCTTTGCTAA
- the Drak gene encoding death-associated protein kinase related isoform X2, whose translation MCSDSSRLVRLHEVFETRSEIALVLELAAGGELQRVLDDEECLAERQARHVMRQILEGLSHLHARNLAHLDLKPQNLLLTADFPEGEVKLCDFGISRLIESDVEVREILGTPDYVAPEILAYNPISLATDIWSVGVLAYVLLSGYSPFAGDTKQETFLNISQCSLTFPSDLFEDVSDTAFDFIKAALIVDPKKRMTVQECLDHPWINDTAKLSTPHSMSSLLTPPQEKYEGFLRVVLPETDKLFDVKDSIDKIDEGSSLLLKHSHHKDKSPPFPDAPSTPKVSRKSHPDSPPTMLNHCKLYQMDKNSIFSPDKILGCKNRADSCDGVFTSGKVVLEVAKFESKIHTKENHPLTAKNGTNGVGYDSDVIKVSADSSYPQCECCNLMSSHNKHTTSNINHVDRAILC comes from the exons ATGTGCAGTGACTCGTCACGTTTGGTGCGTTTGCACGAAGTCTTCGAGACCCGTTCGGAGATAGCTCTAGTTCTCGAGCT TGCTGCTGGCGGCGAGCTGCAACGAGTTTTGGACGACGAGGAGTGTCTCGCAGAGAGACAGGCCCGTCATGTCATGCGACAGATTCTAGAAGGCTTGTCGCACTTGCACGCTCGCAATCTGGCACACCTCGACTTGAAACCTCAAAATTTGCTACTCACTGCTGACTTTCCCGAAGGGGAAGTCAAGCTTTGTGACTTTGGCATCTCCAGATTGATCGAGAGTGATGTTGAAGTCCGTGAAATATTAGGAACCCCAGATTATGTCG CTCCCGAAATCCTAGCATATAATCCCATTTCACTAGCCACTGATATATGGTCAGTCGGAGTGTTGGCTTATGTGCTCCTCAGCGGATACAGTCCCTTCGCCGGAGATACAAAACAAGAAACTTTCCTCAATATATCACAATGTTCTCTCACGTTCCCTTCTGATCTTTTCGAAGATGTTTCCGATACAGCGTTCGACTTTATAAAAGCAGCACTCATCGTAGACCCCAA AAAACGCATGACCGTGCAAGAATGCTTAGATCACCCTTGGATCAACGACACGGCCAAGCTGTCCACACCACACTCCATGAGCTCCCTATTGACTCCGCCGCAAGAGAAGTACGAGGGTTTTTTACGCGTCGTCCTGCCCGAAACCGACAAACTGTTCGACGTTAAAGACAGCATCGACAAAATCGACGAGGGCTCCTCACTACTCCTGAAACACTCACACCACAAAGACAAATCGCCTCCATTTCCCGACGCACCGTCAACGCCCAAAGTGAGTCGAAAGTCACACCCGGACTCCCCACCTACGATGCTTAACCACTGCAAGTTGTACCAGATGGACAAAAATTCCATATTCAGCCCGGATAAAATCCTCGGATGCAAGAATCGCGCCGACAGCTGCGACGGAGTCTTCACCAGTGGCAAAGTAGTGTTGGAGGTCGCAAAGTTCGAAAGCAAGATCCATACCAAAGAAAATCATCCGCTGACGGCGAAGAACGGCACCAACGGAGTCGGATACGACAGCGACGTGATCAAAGTCTCCGCCGACTCGTCGTATCCTCAGTGCGAGTGCTGCAATCTGATGTCTTCACACAACAAGCACACTACCAGTAATATAAACCACGTCGACAGGGCGATCCTTTGCTAA